In Canis lupus dingo isolate Sandy chromosome 27, ASM325472v2, whole genome shotgun sequence, one genomic interval encodes:
- the LOC125753869 gene encoding uncharacterized LOC122455340 homolog — translation MDFSLGLRLGPRNQRATHPRPPSPPRHGPPAAPPWPPGPPSACVCPCPGCPPPACSCPAYPSYAATCPSCPGLPGPPCTCSCPPCPACPPWTCPHSSCVPGSGPYLSCCRASPCPVYPCSKGPAACQGPCTPYPCSIGPCPPYPCSKGPAACQGP, via the coding sequence ATGGACTTCTCCCTGGGCCTGCGCCTGGGGCCTCGGAACCAGAGGGCCACCCACCCACGGCCGCCGAGCCCCCCCAGGCACGGCCCCCCAGCTGCCCCGCCCTGGCCTCCCGGGCCGCCCTCCGCCTGTGTTTGCCCCTGCCCTGGCTGTCCTCCTCCCGCCTGCTCCTGCCCGGCTTATCCCTCCTATGCAGCTACCTGCCCCTCCTGTCCTGGCCTCCCCGGACCCCCCTGTACCTGctcctgccccccctgccccgcctGTCCTCCCTGGACTTGTCCCCACAGCTCCTGCGTCCCGGGCTCTGGTCCGTACTTGAGCTGCTGCCGCGCCTCGCCCTGCCCGGTCTACCCCTGCTCCAAGGGCCCAGCGGCCTGCCAGGGCCCCTGcaccccctacccctgctccATAGGCCCCTGCCCCCCCTACCCCTGCTCCAAGGGCCCAGCGGCCTGCCAGGGCCCC